The DNA segment GAACTCGACGAGCGCCGCAAGCTCGCCGACGAGCTCGATCCCCACACGCCGAAGGCTGAGGACATGCAGCCGGATGCGCAGGGGGCGGGCAAGCACGAAGACCCCTACGGCGGTGGCCAAGGCGTCGTCCAGGGTCAGACCGTCACCGACCAGCACGGGCACCCTGTAACCGATCACCGGACCCGATGACCGACCAGCAGAGCACGGCCGGTTCCGCACCGGCCGTGCTTTTCGATATCGACGGCACGCTTGTCGACTCCAACTATCTGCACGTCCATGCCTGGCACCGCTCGTTCGCGGACGAGGGGTTGACCGTCGAGTCGTGGCGAGTGCACCGATCCATCGGGATGGACGGGTCGACGCTGCTGGACACCCTGGTGCCCGACGCCGACGACGATGCGCGGAAACGCCTAAAGGAGGGCCACTCCCGCTACTACCTCGAACGCAAGGACCTGTTGCAGCTGCTGCCGGGTGCGCGCGCACTGCTGGAACGGGTGCAGGGGCTCGGCCTGCAGGTGGTACTGGCCACCTCGGCGCCCGAGGACGAGCTCGAGGTGCTTCGCGAGGTGCTCGACAGCGAGGACGTGTTCTCCGCCATGACATCCGGCGAAGACGTCGACACCGCCAAACCGCAGCCCGACATCGTCAACATCGCGCTGGAACGCGCCGGCGTGGACGCGCATCGCGCGGTGTTCGTCGGCGACGCGGTGTGGGACATCGAGGCGTGCGAGCGTGCCGGTGTGACGTCGATCGGAGTGCTCAGCGGTGGGGTGTCCCGCGGCGAACTCACCGAGGCGGGTGCGCGCGCGGTCTTCGAGAACGCCGAAGACCTGCGCACGCACCTCGAGGAGAGCCCCGTCGCGGCCCTCTTGGACCGCACGCGCTGACGGTCAGGGCAGCGCGTACCGCAGCACCGCGGCAATCCCGTCGTCCGGGGTGATCCGCTCGTCGGTGCGGATCAGCGCCGCGCCGGTGCGGATCGCCACCACCGGGAGCGCCTCGTCGGCCCGCAGGGTCTGGCTCGGCGCGCTGCCCAGTTCCGAGAGCACGTTCTCATTCGGTGCCACCGTCATCAGATCCTCACCGGCGACGACGGTCGCATCACCGATGTCGCCGATGATCAGCGTCTCGACGGCGCCCGCCCGCAGCGCGGCGCAGACCCCGCCGAGGCCCTGGGTCGCCAGACCGGAGCCCTGACCGATGGCCTGCGAGAACTGTTCTGCCGCATGTTCGATCGCGGCCAGTCGGCGGCGAAGGAACTCCTGGTCGACGGCATGGTGCAGATCCTCGTCGGAGAATCCACTGTTCCGGGCGCCCACCTCGAGTTCCACCACCCGCTCGGTCACCCGATCCTCCAGCGTGGGCATCAGATCCGCACGCGACTGCACCTCCCCGACGACGAAGATGACTTCGGGGGAGAGCTCGTCGACCAGCGTCGCCAGCCGCTCGGCTACGGCGCGCAGGTTCTTGCGGCCGGCCTCCATGGTGCGGCGTTGCGGATCGCCGTACCCGGGGGTCTCTGCGCTGTCCGCTTTGTGAATCGGGTGGCCGCCACCGTCGACGGTGGCCGACTCGACCTTCCGGTCGCGGTGCACCTCGACGTCGGCGCCCGCATGGTCGACCGCGACGATCACGTAGGTCGAGTGCAGTGCACCGTGCTCCACCACCGGGACGAGGTACGGCAGCGATGACACCCGCACGACGGGCGTTTCGATCGGCCGGATCAGGTGTTCGTTGAGCAGGACGCCGTCCGCCGCGGCCACGAGCCCTCGGCCACTGCGGCCCACCGCGGGTGACGCGTCGAGGATCGCGTTCTCCAGCACCTCGATCAGCTCGCGCTGCGCGTTCTGGCTCTCCAATTCGTCGCGGACCGCGCGCCACTTCAGATCCCGCTGGGCGGCGGCATCCTCGGTGTCGTGGGAATCGTCGAAGTACACCGACGCGTAGGGGCCTTCCGACTCAGCCAGCGTGCGGAAACGTTCGGATTGCATGGTCCTCCATCCTGATCGAATACAACGCACCTTGAGTGCCCGCAGGCCCGTCGGACAAACGGCTCGCGTCGCGCCCAACTGCTCGATCAGCGAGTCGGCGAGCCACCGCGCATACCGGGCCGCCGACCAGCCGCGCTGGCGGACCAGGACGTCGTACGGGTGCGGATCGGTGGCCAGGAAGATCAGGTCCACCGCCTCGTCGTACGCCCGGCGCCCAGGCAGCATTCCCACCGCCCGCAGGCGGCGCGCGACCGTACGCGCGTCGGCCAGCCGCTGCGCGCGGACCGTGGTCAGCAGCGCCTGCGCCTCGGAGTCGATGCCCGCCGCCACCTCGAGCGTGCGGAACAGCTCCCCGACCCGTTCGTTGACCCCGGCCATGACGCGGACGCAGCCGCGGAGGATCTCGGCGGGATCCTCCGCGGCCAGCGCCCGCAGGATCTCATCGCGGCCGGACAACGGCACGTCGGCATCGTCACCGGCCACCGCCCAGTCCACGGCGAGGGTGAGCAGATCGATCTTGCCGCCCACCGAGGTGAACACGGTCTTGCGGCTGACACCGGCCGCGTCGGCGACCGCATCGATGGTCGTGGCGCCGTAGCCCTTCTCGATGAACAGCCGGGCGGCCGCGTCCACCACGGCGCGGCGGGTTTCCTGCGCCTGCGCCTTCCGTAGGCTCGACCGGTAGCCCCTCTTGACTTCCTCACCCATTCCAGGTCACTCTCGGAGTATTCATTGCACCCCAAGTTACCTCAATTAGGAGGCGCCATGCACGCGATCGTCGTCGGTGCGGGCCCCACCGGATTGTTCTGCGCGATCGCGCTGGCGCGCCGCGGTCACCGGGTGACCGTCGTCGACCGCGACCCCGGGCCGCCGCCGTCGGGGCCGTGGCAGCGCAGGGGAGTGATGCAGTTCGAGCACGCTCACACCTTTCGCGCACCGGTCATCGACGCGCTGCGTGCCGAGATGCCCGACGCCGTCGACGCGCTGACGGCATCCGGTGCGCAGATCGCCGCCGGACCCACCGGTCACACGGTCGCGCTCCTGTGCCGACGGTCGACGTTCGAACGCGCGCTGAGCGGCATGGCCGCGCGGCAAGCAGGCGTCACCCGCGTCGTCGGCACCGTGGAACGGCCGTATCGGCCGGGCAGCCGGGTCCACGGCGTCGTCACCGGTGGCCGTGTGCTGACCGGCGACGTCGTCATCGACGCCTCGGGCCGGGCCGCGAGATACCTGCGGGGACTGCGGCCGGAGACCGAGGGCGGCGACTGCGGCGCCGTCTACGCCACGCGGCAGTACCGTCTGCACCCCGGTGCGGAACCGGGGCCGGTGAATTCGCCGATCGGGTTGCAGTTGAGCATGTCCGGCTACGCCGCGATCGCGTTCGTGCACGACGGCGGCACCTTCTCGGTGACGTTCACCCACGACGGCACCGACACCCGGCTCCGTCGCCTGCGGGAAGACGTCGTGTTCGAGGCGGCGGTCCGCGCCATCCCGCGGTTGTCCGACTGGATCGAGCCGGGGCGATCGCATCCGCTGACCCCCGTGCTGCCCGGTGGCCGGTTGTACAACAGCTACCGCACGCAGCTCGGCCCCGGCGGCACGCCGCTCCTGCCCGGGCTGATCTCGGTCGGAGACGCGGTGTGTACGACGACTCCGCTCGCCGGCCGCGGGGTGACGCTGGCCCTCATGCAGGCCCGTGCACTACTGCACATGCTCGACGAGTACGCCGACCTCGACATCGACATCGACATCGACATCGCTATCGACACTGTGACAGCACGATTCGACGCGTGGTGCGAACGTCACGTCCGGCCGTGGTTCGATGACCACCGCTACGCCGACGGCGAGCGGGTCCGGCGCTGGGGCGGCGAGCAAGTGGACGCGACCCGGCGACTGCCGTCGGATCTGATCGTCGCGGCGGCCGAAGCGGATCCGAGCCTTCGCCCGCTGGTCGAGCCCTACGCGACGATGGCGGCGCTACCGGACAGCCTGGCGCCGGCCGAGGCGCGGGCGCGGGCGATCTTCGCCGCGGGCTGGCGGCCGGCGGTGCCGCCCGGACCGACCCGCGAGGGCCTCGCCGAGATCTGCGACGCCCACACGTTCGGCCTCACCGGGGCGGTGTCCAGGTCACCGGCAGCCGTTTGATCCCGTGGATGAACGCCGACTGCAGCCGGCTGGGCTCCTCCGCAGCGGTGATGTCGGGGATCTGTCGGTGCAGTTCCTCGAACGCCACCGTGATCTCCCGGCGCGCCAGGTTCGCCCCCAGGCAGAAGTGCGCGCCACCGCCGCCGAACCCGACGTGCGGGTTGGGGTTGCGGCGGACGTCGAAGGTCCAGGGATCGGCGAACTTGGACTCGTCACGGTTGGCGGAGCCGTACCACAGCGTGACCTTGTCCCCGGCAACGAGATTCACGCCACCCAGCTCGGCGTCGCGGGTCAGCGTGCGCCGCATGTAGCTCACCGGCGAGGCCCACCGCACGACCTCCTCGACCGCGGTCGGCGCCACCTCGTCGTAGTCGGAGAACCAGATCCGGCGTTGGTCCGGATAGCGGCTCAGGGCCAGCACACCATGACTGATGGCATTGCGGGTGGTCTCGTTGCCTGCGACCACCAACAGGATGAAGAACGACGCCACCTCGGCGGAGGTGAGCTGGTGCCCGTCCACTTCGGCGTGCACCAGGCTGGTCGTCAGGTCCTCGCCGGGATGCGCGCGCCGGTCGTCGGCCAGCGCCGTCGCATAGGCCCCGATTTCCATTGCCACGTTGATGAATTCGTCGAAGTCGGTGGTCAGGTCGGGATCGCCGAACCCGAGGATGACGTTGGTCCAGTGGAACACGCGCTGGTGGTCGTCCTCGGGGATGCCCATCATGTCGCAGATGATCTGCAACGGTAGGGGTCCCGCGAAGTCGGTGACGAGCTCGCCGTCGCCGTCGGGATGGCGAGCCACCATCTCGGCGACCAGCCGCCGGGCCCGGTCCCGCACGGAATCCTCGACGCGCGCGAGCACCCGCGGGGTGAAGGCGCTGCGCACGATGTTGCGCAGTCGGCTGTGCCGGGGATCGTCCATCGCGATCATCGAACCGAAGTACTCGTTGAGCTCGGGGGTCTGGTCGCCGATCGTGATGCCCGAGGCCGAGCTGAAGATCTCCGGGTGCCTACTGGCGTAGAACACGTCGTCGTAGCGGGTGATCGCCCAGTGTCCGCGGCCCTGCTCGACGCCCTCCTGGACGAACTCCGGGAAGTGGGCAACCGGCGCCTCACGGCGCAGGGTCGCGAACGCACCCTCGCGCATGTCGTCGTCGAGAGCCCAGAAGTCCCAGGACCCCAGGTTGATCTCGGCCAGCGGCACGTCAGGAGGAACCGCTCCGTTGACTCGAGCCGCAATGCCCACGGGTTCGAGACTAACCCTCGGGCCGGCCCTCGTGGCCGCGCCTGCCCTTGGTGCGCCGGTCCTCTTTCATCCGCGCCTCGAACACGTGCCGGTGACCCTGTTGCAGTTCGTCGCGGACCCGGCGTTCGTGGTCGCGGAACACCGACCAGTAGTTGTCGTCGAAATCCTCGACGATCTGGAAGGTCCAGCGGCCGTAGAGCACGTTGCGGCCCACCAGTTCGGTGGCCAGCCGGTCGGCGGCCTCGTCGTGGCCGGCCTCGCGCAGCTTGTCGCAGGCTTCGCCGAGCAACAGGTCGGCCCGCCCCATCAATTGATGGAAGGAGTACAGGTGACCGCGGGCGCGTTCCACCCATTCCAGCGCCTCCGACACCGAACCCACCGCCTCGACGGTGGCATCGGAGATGTCGTCGGGCAGTTTGCGGTCGTAGTCGGCGGGTTTGTCCGAAGGCTCGCTCACCGGACCCAAATACCCGCACCGCACGGGCAGAAACGTGATAGCACCGGACAGTGCGCAACCCACATGCCGGGCAACCCTTCACCGATTCGGACGAGCAGATCGCCGAGGCACTGCTCGACGTCAGCATCCCCACGCTCATGATGTCGCTGGTTCACATGTCCGGTGACGCGTCGCTGATCCGCGGACCGATCCGGCCGGCCGGGCTGTTCCTCAACGAGGTGCAGGGTTACCTGTCCGAGGAGGACAAGGCCGCGGTGCGCGCGCTCGCCCTTCCGATCATCGCGGACTACCGGGACCGCGGATGCCCCGAACCCGCCCCCATTCGCTCGGAGCTCCTGCACGAGATGATGCAGTGGCTGGTCTGCGAACCCGTGCCCGCCGAATACGTGCCGATGCTGCTCGAGGAGATGGAACTCGACGGGCGCGACACCCGCGCGGTGCCACCAGCCGACCCGGCGCGGTCCGACTTCCCGGTGCTGGTCATCGGCTGCGGCGAATCCGGACTGCTCGCGGGGATCCGGCTCAAGGAGGCCGGTATCCCGTTCACCATCGTCGAACGCAACGCCGGAGTGGGCGGCACCTGGTGGCAGAACACCTATCCCGGGGCGCGGGTCGACGTCGGAAATCACTTCTACTGCTACAGTTTCGAACCCTCCGACGGCTGGACACACTTCTTCGCCGAACAGCCCGAACTACAGGCGTACTTCCAGCGGGTGTTCGACCGCCACGACCTCGCGCCGCACGCGCGCTTCGACACCGAGGTCACCGAGGCGGCGTGGGATGAGGACACCGCGTCGTGGACCGTGCACCTGCGTGGCCGCGACGGCGCCGTCAGCAGTCTGCGGGCCCGTGCGGTGATCAGCGCCGTCGGCCAGCTCAATCGCCCGCACATCCCCGCGATCGAGGGACAGCAGGACTTCGCCGGGCCGGCGTTCCACTCCGCCGAATGGGACCACTCGGTGGACCTGCGCGGCCGTGACGTCGCGATGATCGGAGCGGGCGCGAGTGGGTTCCAGATCGCCCCCGCCATCGCGCCGAAGGTCAACCGGCTGACCGTTTTTCAGCGCACGGCTCAGTGGATGTTCCCGAACCCGAACTATCACGCATCGGTCGGCGACGGTGTCCGCTGGGCGCTGCGCCACCTGCCGTTCTACGGCAGGTGGTACCGGTTCCTGCTGTTCTGGCCGGGCTGCGACAAGGGTCTGGAGGCGGCCAGGGTCGATCCCGACTATCCCGACCCGCAGCGCGCGGTCAGTGAGGTCAACGACATGGCGCGGATGATGTTCACCGAGTGGATCACCAGCCAGGTCGGCGACGACCCCGAGCTGGTCGCCAAGGTGCTGCCCGACTATCCGGCCACCGGTAAGCGGACGCTGCAGGACAACGGCAGTTGGCTGCACACCCTCACCCGCGACAACGTGGACCTCGTCCGCACCGGCATCGCCCGGATCGAGGCGGACGGCGTCGTCACCGAGGACGGTACCCGGCACCCGGCCGACATCCTGGTCTACGCCACCGGCTTCCACGCGAACCGGATGCTGTGGCCGATGCGCGTCGTCGGCCGCGGGGGACGGGTGCTGAGCGAACAGTGGGGCGAACGCCCGTCCGCCTACCTCGGCATCACGGTGCCCGAGTTCCCCAACTTCTTCTGCATGTACGGACCGGGCACCAATCTCGCGCACGGCGGAAGCCTGATCTTCCACTCGGAATGCCAAATGCGCTACATCGCACAGTGTCTCGAGCTGCTGATCGACGGCGGCCACCGGTGGATGCACCCGCGCGCGGAGTGTGCGGAGGACTGGCGCAGACGCAGCCAGGAAGAGCTCGGCAAGCTGGTGTGGTCGCAGCCGTCGGTCAAGCATTCGTTCTACAAGAACTCACACGGGGAGATCTACACGCTCAGCCCGTGGCGCCTCGTCGACTACTGGACCTGGACCCGCCACCCGGACGCGCAGGACTTCGAGTTCGCCTAGCTCGGCTCGCCCTCGACCACATCCCGGATGCGTTCCAGCGTCTTGCGCATGTCCCGGATGTTGCGGCGCCTGCGCAGCTGGCCGCCGGCGACCGCGAAGACCCGCATCAGCGGGGAGTCGTTGAGCCGGAAGGATTCGGTGACCTCGGTGCCGCCGTCGACCGGGGTGAAGCGGTAGTGCCAGTTGTTGACCGCGCGGTCGCCCACCAGCACTTCGAACCCGAACTCGCGACCCGGCTCGCAGGCGGTGACCCGGCAGGTCGTCCAGTACACCGGGCCGATCTCGTTACGCCGGACGTGACCGCGGAACTTCGCGCCCAGCGCGGGTCCGGTGACGCCGTCGAGCCATTCGGCCTCCATCACCTCCGGGGAGAACCGACCGGTGTTGCGCACGTCGGAAACCAGCTCCCACACCTTCTGCGCCGGAGCGTTCATCGTCACGCTGACCGAACCCTGCACGGTGGATTCCTCTCTGCCGTAGGGCAAACCGGTGCGCCCACTTCCGGCAGCCTGCCAGAACCACACCCGCCGCTGCCATCGGATCGGCGATCGCGTTGACTCGGCGAGTATGAAGATCCGATTCGGCGTCGGGATCGGCGCGGAGACGTCCGCCGACCGGCTGGCGGCCATCGTCGACCACCTCGAGAGCAGCGGCGTGGACTCCCTGTGGTTGTCCGAGCTCGTCTACACCGAGGCGACCGACCCCTTCGTCGGCATGGCCTACGCACTGGGCCGCACCACCCGCCTCAAGGTCGGCACGTCGGTGGCGATCCTGCCGGGCCGTCACCCGGTGCTCGTCGCCAAACAACTGGCGTCGCTGGCCGCGCTCGCGCCGAAGCGGGTGCTGCCCGTCTTCGGTCTGCAATCGGCCATTCCGGCCGAGCGCGCGATCTTCGCGGTCCCGGCCGGAAAGCGGGCCGCGGTCTTCGACGAATCGCTGGCACTGCTGCGAGCGGTCCTCGCCGAACCCGACGTGAATTTCGACGGGGAGTTCTTCACTGTCCGCGACGTGGCGGTCGCGCCGCGGCTCGACCGGCCACTGGACATCTGGCTGGGCGGGGCGGCGCCCGCGGCGTTCCGCCGGATCGGCCGGTTCGGCGACGGCTGGCTGGGCAGCTTCCTGACGCCCGAGGAGGCCCGCCACGGACGGCAGGAAATCGAGCGCGCCGCAGAGGAAGCCGGCCGGCACATCGAAGCCGACCACTTCGGCATCTCACTCGCCGTGGCCGACGGCGAACTCACCGACCAGATGGTCGACGTGGTCCGCGGCCGGCGCCCGGATGTCGACCCGGCCGCGTTGATCGCACCCGACTGGCCGGCGCTGCACCGGCAGCTCGACGCCTACCTGGAGGCCGGGCTGACGAAGTTCGTGATCCGGCCGGCGGCGACGGTGCCGATGGAGGCGTTCGTCGAACGGTTCGCCGCCGAACTCCTGCCCAGGGAGAACTGACCGCGGTCAGCCGTTACGACGTCTCCGCAGCATCGTCCTCGCCCTCGGCCTGATCGGGCTGCGGCTGCACGGAACTCTGCTTCATCTCCGGATCGGCGTCGGGGTCCTGACCGGTGTCGGCGGGGTCGCTGCTCATGGCCTGCGAGATACCCGGGTGCGAACCGCCGAAACGTCAGCGGTCGGTCAGCCGCGGCAGCGCCTTGCGGATCTGCCCGCGGACGAACTCCGGGCTGATGGCCTTCAGCCGATCGATCCACCGGATGCTGTTCGGCACGTACCAGTGCAGCCGGGTCGGGTGCTGGTAGGCCGCCCACGCCGCCTCGGCCACGCTGGCGGCCGGCATCAACCGGAACGGCCCGCGCTTGGGCGCGGAGGCGGTGACGTCATCGGTCGCATCCGCCGAGCGGGCGGCCGCCGAGTGGTTCGGGGTCTCACGCAGGATGGCCGTGTCGATCAGGCCCGGCAGCACATCGGCCACCCGCACGCCGTGGCGCTGCCATTCGACGCTGAGCGCCTCGGTGAGGCCCTTGACCGCGTGTTTGGTGGCCGAGTACACCGCGATCTGCGGCATCCCGTAGGTCGCCGATGACGACGACGTGGAGAACATCAGGCTGCCGGGCGTCCGCTTCAGATAGGGCAGGGCAGCGTATGCGCCGGTCAGCACCGCCTTGAAGTTGACGTCGACCACCCGCATGGCCGCCTCGTAGGGCACGTCCTCGAACCAGCCCGACTCACCGACACCAGCGTTGTTCCACATCATGTCGAGACCGCGGGCGCCGCAGAAGTCGGCGAGCGCGCCGTCGAGCTGGGCCTTGTCGGTGACGTCGACCTGACGGGTCCACAGCCGGTCGCTGCCGAGTTCGGCGTCGAGCGCGCTCAGCCCGGCCTCGTTGCGGTCGACCGCGGCGACCCGCCAGCCCCTGGAGTGGAACAGTTGTGCGCCGGCCCGCCCCATCCCGCTGCCTGCGCCGGTGACGAAGATCGACTTCGGTGTCGTGGGGTCCGTCATCGTCAGCCGCAGTAGGACCGTGTCACGAACCAGAGCGCCCGGCGGTAGAACTCGTCGAGCTGCCGGGTGTCGGACACCGCCTCGGTGGCGTCGCGCACCCGGTCACCGCACTGCGCGGACTGCAGCAGCGACCACTGCGCCGCGAGCTGTTCGACCATCGCCCGGTTCAGCCCGTCGATCAGCTGACGCGACGACGCGAGGTCGGGCGCCGTCGTGGGCGCCGCGGCCGGGTCGAGCTTCCACTGCGCGAAGCGGCTGTGCTGGATGGCCTCGGTCGCCGCGATCTGGTCGGCGAAGATGCGGCGCACCCGCTGGGCGTCCACACCTCGCGCGGATGCATCGGTGGCGACCGAGGTCAGCACCTGCTCCACCCGCGCGGGATCCTCGATCGGGCCCTTGGTGTTCCACTTGTTGGCCGCCACCGGTTCGGCGGTCTGCAACCGCTGTGCGGCGGCGTCGACCAACGCCGTCAGCGGCCCACCGTCGTCAGCCTGGGCCGGGGCGGCGGCGCCGAAGGCACCGGCGACCGCCAGCCCCGCCACCAGGGCGCGCAGCATCGAGCGCGCGTTCAGCGGTCGAACTCCGGGTCGTCGTCGGACAGCGGCACGGCGATCGCCTGTTCGATGAGGTCGGCCTCGTTGGCGTCCCAGTTGGTCGAGACAGACACCCGGGCCGCGTCCAGGCCGCCTTCCTCCTCGTCGTCCACGTCGACCGGTATCAGCTGCTCGACGACGTCGGCTTCCGGGGCGTCGTCACCGAACACCGGTCCATCCGGAGTACTCACGAGCGGTCTCCCTTCCTGCTTCGACATCAGCCGAACCTCGGCCGTGCCACCACGATAGTGATGATCACCGGAGCGGGTCGCGCTGGTTTCGCCCGTGCGACGGGCTTCGCCGGTCTGACCTGGCCGGTGTGGTCCGGGCGCAGTGGCGGTTCGGGTAGTGTGCGCAGACGACGGGGGCGGCTCTCGAGACCGGGGGAGCGCCGCGCACAACCACAAACGACGACGTCAGAGGCTGTACCTTGCCAGAAACAAGCAGTGATGCCCAGGGGTTGACGCCCCACTTCGAGGATGTTCAGGCGCATTACGACCTGTCCGACGACTTCTTCCGGCTGTTCCTCGATCCCACGCAGACCTACAGCTGCGCATACTTCGAGCGCGACGACATGACGCTCGAGGAGGCGCAGCTCGCCAAGATCGACCTGTCGCTGGGCAAACTCGGCCTGCAGCCCGGTATGACACTGCTCGACGTGGGGTGTGGCTGGGGCGCGACGATCAACCGCGCGCTGGAGAAATACGACGTCAACGTGGTCGGGTTGACGCTCTCGCGCAACCAGCAGGCCCACGTCCAGCAGCTCTTGGACAAGCAGAACAGCCCGCGCAGCAAGCGGGTGCTCCTGCAGGGCTGGGAGCAGTTCGACGAGAAGGTCGACCGGATCGTGTCGATCGGCGCGTTCGAGCACTTCGGCCGCGACCGCTACACCGACTTCTTCAAGATGGCCTACGACGCGTTGCCCGACGACGGCGTGATGATGCTGCACACGATCATCAAGCCGAGCAACGAGGAATTCGAAGAGCGCGGGCTGCCCATCACGATGCAGAAGCTGCGGTTCTTCAAGTTCATCATGGACGAGATCTTCCCCGGCGGCGATCTGCCCCAGGCCAGCGCCGTCACCGACCACGCCACCAAGGCGGGTTTCGAGGTCAAGCTGGTGCAGCCGCTACGCCTGCACTACGCCAAGACCCTCGACATCTGGTCGGCCGCGCTCGAGGCGCGCAAGGACGAAGCCATCGCGATCCAGTCGCAGGAGGTCTACGACCGGTACATGAAGTACCTGACCGGTTGCGCCGACCTGTTCCGCGAGGGCTACACCGACGTCGCGCAGTTCACGCTGACCAAGGGCTGAGGGCGCGGTC comes from the Mycolicibacterium litorale genome and includes:
- a CDS encoding cyclopropane mycolic acid synthase family methyltransferase, producing the protein MPETSSDAQGLTPHFEDVQAHYDLSDDFFRLFLDPTQTYSCAYFERDDMTLEEAQLAKIDLSLGKLGLQPGMTLLDVGCGWGATINRALEKYDVNVVGLTLSRNQQAHVQQLLDKQNSPRSKRVLLQGWEQFDEKVDRIVSIGAFEHFGRDRYTDFFKMAYDALPDDGVMMLHTIIKPSNEEFEERGLPITMQKLRFFKFIMDEIFPGGDLPQASAVTDHATKAGFEVKLVQPLRLHYAKTLDIWSAALEARKDEAIAIQSQEVYDRYMKYLTGCADLFREGYTDVAQFTLTKG